The Candidatus Cloacimonadota bacterium genome window below encodes:
- the hydG gene encoding [FeFe] hydrogenase H-cluster radical SAM maturase HydG: MNISTEGVKSFIPTARIDQLIETQKHAPESRIREIIAKSLDKNRLEPEETAALLSVTDPELKQLILEGAHELKERIYGNRIVLFAPLYVGNECVNDCVYCGFRISNKECLRATLSHEQLVRETQSLVETGHKRLIMVYGEHPKYSPEYIADTVQTVYATKYKKGEIRRVNINAAPLDIEGFRTVKSVGIGTYQIFQETYHEETYRKLHPSGPKSSFLWRLDGLDRAMKAGIDDLGIGALMGLYNWKFEVLGLLYHTIHLEETFGVGPHTISFPRIEPANGTEFTERPPHQVSDEDFKHLVAVIRLSVPYTGMILTAREPIAVRNEILRYGVSQIDAGSSIGVGDYSAHDEESKKKSQFVLGDTRSLDDVIFELAQGGYIPSFCTSCYRAGRTGEHFMEFAIPGFVKRFCTPNALLTFAEYLYDFSSERTLQAGLELIARELGKIEDENMRASVTAKLEEMKQGRRDLYF, from the coding sequence ATGAACATCAGCACCGAAGGGGTGAAATCCTTCATCCCCACCGCCAGGATCGATCAACTGATCGAAACCCAGAAGCACGCGCCCGAATCCCGCATCCGCGAGATCATTGCCAAATCCCTGGACAAAAACAGGCTGGAACCCGAAGAGACGGCAGCGCTGCTCAGCGTTACCGACCCCGAACTGAAACAGTTGATCCTGGAAGGGGCCCACGAACTGAAAGAACGCATCTACGGCAACCGCATCGTGCTCTTCGCGCCGCTCTACGTGGGCAACGAGTGCGTGAACGACTGTGTCTATTGCGGCTTCCGCATCTCGAACAAGGAATGCCTGCGCGCCACCCTCAGCCACGAGCAGCTGGTTCGTGAAACCCAATCCTTGGTGGAAACCGGCCACAAACGCCTGATCATGGTTTACGGCGAGCACCCCAAATATTCGCCCGAATACATCGCTGACACTGTGCAGACCGTTTACGCCACCAAATACAAGAAAGGCGAGATCCGCCGCGTGAACATCAACGCCGCGCCGCTGGACATCGAGGGCTTCCGCACCGTGAAATCCGTGGGCATCGGCACCTACCAGATCTTTCAGGAAACCTACCACGAGGAAACCTACCGGAAGCTGCATCCCAGCGGACCCAAGAGCAGTTTCCTCTGGCGCCTGGACGGCCTCGACCGCGCCATGAAAGCCGGCATCGACGACCTCGGCATCGGCGCCCTGATGGGCCTCTATAACTGGAAATTCGAGGTGCTGGGCCTGCTCTACCACACCATCCACCTGGAAGAAACCTTCGGGGTGGGACCGCACACCATCTCCTTTCCGCGCATCGAACCCGCCAACGGCACCGAATTCACGGAAAGGCCGCCCCATCAGGTTTCGGACGAGGATTTCAAGCACCTGGTGGCCGTGATCCGGCTTAGCGTGCCCTACACCGGCATGATCCTCACCGCGCGCGAACCCATCGCCGTACGTAATGAGATCCTGCGCTACGGCGTTTCCCAGATCGACGCCGGTTCCAGCATCGGCGTGGGCGACTACTCCGCCCATGACGAAGAATCCAAAAAGAAAAGCCAGTTCGTGCTGGGCGACACCCGCAGCCTGGACGACGTGATCTTTGAACTCGCCCAAGGCGGCTACATCCCCTCATTCTGCACCAGCTGCTACCGCGCCGGGCGTACCGGCGAACACTTCATGGAATTCGCCATCCCCGGCTTCGTGAAGCGCTTCTGCACCCCCAACGCCCTGCTCACATTCGCCGAATACCTCTACGATTTCTCCTCCGAACGCACCCTCCAGGCCGGTCTGGAACTGATCGCCAGGGAACTTGGCAAGATCGAGGATGAAAACATGCGCGCCTCTGTGACCGCCAAACTGGAGGAGATGAAACAAGGCAGGCGGGATCTGTATTTTTAG
- a CDS encoding iron-only hydrogenase system regulator: MELQRHIVTIVVEDIEAAFNPVSELIHKFAPHVLMRLGYPMRDRNVSVIFLVMEADLDTLGSFSGKLGQIRSVRVKTMTLKI; this comes from the coding sequence ATGGAACTTCAGCGCCACATCGTCACCATCGTGGTGGAGGATATCGAAGCGGCCTTCAATCCCGTTTCAGAGCTCATCCACAAGTTCGCCCCCCACGTGCTGATGCGGCTTGGCTATCCCATGCGCGACCGCAATGTTTCCGTGATCTTCCTGGTGATGGAAGCCGACCTCGACACCCTGGGCTCCTTTTCCGGCAAACTTGGCCAGATCAGGTCCGTGCGGGTGAAAACCATGACTTTGAAGATATGA
- a CDS encoding DUF3467 domain-containing protein, producing the protein MNKPPQQQGQINIKIDEKVGEGTYANFFVITNSPSEFIIDFGRILPGIPDARIYTRVVCTPQHCKQLLNLLEKNIEGYEKQFGEIKVQGLPENKPVGFKTGDEPK; encoded by the coding sequence ATGAATAAACCACCTCAACAGCAAGGCCAGATCAACATCAAGATCGACGAAAAGGTAGGCGAGGGCACCTACGCCAACTTCTTCGTGATCACCAATTCCCCCTCCGAGTTCATCATCGACTTCGGCCGCATCCTGCCAGGCATTCCGGACGCCAGGATCTACACCCGCGTGGTCTGCACACCCCAGCACTGCAAGCAGCTGCTCAATCTGCTGGAGAAGAACATCGAGGGTTACGAAAAGCAGTTCGGAGAGATCAAGGTGCAGGGCCTGCCGGAAAACAAACCCGTGGGCTTCAAGACCGGCGACGAACCCAAATAA
- a CDS encoding ATP-dependent helicase encodes MSLLAPEQVSLAYERLRELIADPAELKHKLVLVRQLMEGVYKKLSAESQLSFSGLFARMQFVHERLEATSELSAQLNQLRIACNKAAHEEDYRVSQSTWSSALHAIRELLLWLAPDLRDGETDAWLEQHGAEPFRIGVHVPKHSFQCVAQSWELIRKADRVGGLKIIATGDDGADCTIWLNDLGGDGRQWSVLNKVLWRFCTLNCLNLSPINGRPQWFQSNPTTQIVVEPDFLIDASSVADCFTQKGSRPEFSILTRMVKEPATAKMALGIMVNSILDDLVFAPDAEYQDLFRLSMARQPISLVSLGIDDAQNIYKNIRDNHFPVIRAFARSLQKESVQLEPTYICPNHGLQGRLDILHERDGKRHIVELKSGSPPRENVWLQQQMQVVAYNLIIRDCGGQIPQGYSSILYSAAKEKPLRHVVSTAQLEQDLIMCRNRMVGIMHNLALDPNFFFKWLRKSQFSAEPAFLQEKIGNIVKMLNSLQEYEYQWFLEQLRLLVSEIWHEKTGGLGPDSIYGHNALWQESRGVKQEHYRVLGDLRIEDLSVNRLRFKLSGNGAITDFRSGDIVVLYRQDLSVDRQEILRGKIVSIGEDYLEASVRGGLRQIDARYADHLWALEHDILETSLYSPLHSIVSFLQASPERRSLLLGLSQPRHDDIPELADDPLEQVIQRMFAARDYHIVQGPPGTGKTSGLLTRYIHKLYNETELTVLILSFTNRAVDEICQNLRKHDIKFIRTGQSEEVEAELLDNLIEGKRFHEVSEVLKSCRVWVATVQSCNAWISDLLRVVNIDELVIDEASQIMENSILGIIARIGKTILIGDQNQLPPITRQSGEGFSFTHEQLSGLCYDSYGQSLMERLDRVCKAKGWLDSTTMLHQHYRMHDEIADLIQPYYNGRLISTQARQKEPLPVSGNPLLDSRLVWIEFPPSRFAWYDPLQVDCVLKLIRLLTDNGSLSDPASELGIVAPFRAMIHALRKELPEALKNLTIDTVERFQGSERRNIIITLPLHSAEVLRNVEALSADGRVDRKLNVAMSRAQERLFVLGCPAICANSAHYKFLMDRIHASGRVFQYTYF; translated from the coding sequence ATGAGCCTTCTGGCCCCGGAACAGGTAAGCTTGGCCTATGAACGCCTGCGCGAACTGATCGCGGACCCGGCGGAGCTGAAGCACAAGCTGGTGCTGGTGCGCCAACTTATGGAGGGGGTTTACAAAAAGCTCAGCGCCGAAAGCCAGCTCAGTTTCAGCGGTTTGTTTGCCCGGATGCAGTTTGTGCACGAAAGGCTGGAGGCCACATCCGAGCTTTCCGCCCAACTCAACCAACTTCGCATCGCCTGCAACAAAGCCGCGCACGAAGAGGACTACCGGGTGAGCCAGAGCACCTGGTCCAGCGCGCTGCACGCCATCCGCGAACTGCTGCTGTGGCTGGCTCCGGACCTGCGGGATGGCGAGACGGACGCCTGGCTGGAACAGCATGGCGCGGAACCCTTCCGGATCGGGGTCCATGTGCCCAAACACAGCTTCCAATGTGTGGCGCAGAGCTGGGAACTGATCCGCAAGGCGGATCGGGTGGGCGGGCTCAAGATCATCGCCACCGGGGATGACGGCGCAGATTGCACCATCTGGCTGAATGACCTCGGAGGCGACGGCAGGCAGTGGAGCGTGCTGAACAAGGTGCTTTGGCGCTTCTGCACCCTCAACTGTCTGAACCTTTCGCCGATCAACGGCCGCCCGCAGTGGTTCCAGAGCAATCCTACCACCCAGATCGTGGTGGAGCCGGATTTTCTGATCGACGCCAGTTCCGTGGCGGATTGCTTCACCCAGAAAGGTTCGCGCCCGGAATTCAGCATCCTCACCCGCATGGTCAAGGAACCGGCCACCGCTAAAATGGCTTTGGGGATCATGGTGAACAGCATCCTCGACGACCTCGTCTTCGCCCCGGATGCTGAATATCAGGACCTTTTCCGCCTCAGCATGGCGCGCCAGCCGATCAGCCTGGTGTCCCTGGGCATCGATGACGCGCAAAACATCTACAAAAACATCCGTGACAACCACTTTCCCGTCATCCGCGCCTTCGCCCGCTCCCTGCAAAAGGAATCCGTGCAGCTGGAACCCACCTATATCTGCCCCAACCACGGGCTGCAGGGCCGGCTGGACATTTTGCACGAACGAGACGGAAAACGCCACATCGTGGAGCTGAAAAGCGGCTCCCCTCCGCGCGAAAACGTCTGGCTGCAGCAGCAGATGCAGGTGGTGGCCTACAATCTGATCATCCGCGACTGCGGCGGCCAGATCCCCCAGGGCTACAGCAGCATCCTCTATTCCGCGGCGAAGGAAAAGCCCCTGCGCCACGTGGTGAGCACCGCGCAGTTGGAACAGGACCTCATCATGTGCCGCAACCGCATGGTGGGCATCATGCACAACCTGGCCCTGGACCCCAATTTCTTTTTCAAATGGCTGCGCAAGAGCCAGTTCAGCGCGGAGCCGGCCTTCCTGCAGGAAAAGATCGGCAACATCGTGAAAATGCTCAACTCACTCCAGGAATACGAATACCAGTGGTTCCTGGAGCAGCTGCGCCTGTTGGTGAGCGAGATCTGGCATGAAAAGACCGGAGGCCTGGGCCCGGACAGCATCTACGGCCACAACGCCCTTTGGCAGGAAAGCCGCGGGGTGAAGCAGGAGCACTATCGGGTGCTCGGTGACCTCAGGATCGAGGACCTGAGCGTAAACCGTCTGCGCTTCAAACTTTCCGGCAACGGAGCGATCACAGACTTCCGCTCCGGGGACATCGTTGTGCTTTACCGCCAGGACCTCAGCGTGGACCGTCAGGAGATCCTGCGCGGCAAGATAGTCAGCATCGGCGAAGACTACCTGGAAGCTTCCGTGCGTGGAGGATTGCGGCAGATCGATGCCCGCTACGCGGACCATCTCTGGGCCCTGGAACACGACATCCTGGAAACATCGCTCTACAGCCCGCTGCATTCGATCGTCAGCTTCCTTCAGGCGAGTCCGGAAAGGCGCTCCCTCTTGCTGGGCCTCTCCCAGCCCCGCCACGACGATATCCCGGAGCTCGCAGACGATCCCCTGGAGCAGGTGATCCAAAGGATGTTCGCCGCCCGCGATTACCACATCGTGCAAGGCCCTCCCGGCACCGGCAAGACCTCCGGTCTGCTCACCCGCTATATCCACAAGCTTTACAACGAGACAGAGCTGACCGTTCTGATCCTCAGCTTCACGAACCGGGCCGTGGATGAGATCTGCCAGAACCTGCGCAAACACGATATCAAATTCATCCGCACCGGCCAGTCGGAAGAGGTGGAAGCGGAACTGCTGGACAACCTCATCGAGGGCAAGAGGTTCCATGAAGTTTCCGAGGTGCTGAAATCCTGCCGCGTCTGGGTGGCCACGGTGCAAAGCTGCAACGCCTGGATCAGCGATCTGCTCAGGGTGGTAAACATCGATGAACTGGTGATCGACGAAGCCTCGCAGATAATGGAAAACTCCATCCTGGGCATCATCGCCAGGATCGGCAAGACCATCCTGATTGGCGACCAGAACCAGCTTCCTCCCATCACCCGGCAGTCCGGCGAAGGTTTTTCTTTCACGCACGAACAGCTCTCCGGGCTCTGTTACGATTCCTACGGCCAATCGCTGATGGAGCGGCTGGACCGGGTTTGCAAAGCCAAAGGCTGGCTGGATTCCACCACCATGCTGCATCAACACTACCGCATGCACGACGAGATCGCGGACCTCATCCAGCCCTATTACAATGGCCGGCTGATCTCCACGCAGGCCAGGCAGAAAGAGCCCTTGCCCGTCAGCGGCAACCCTCTGCTGGATAGCCGGCTGGTCTGGATCGAGTTTCCGCCTTCGCGCTTCGCCTGGTACGATCCCCTGCAGGTGGATTGCGTTTTGAAGCTCATCCGGCTGCTCACTGACAATGGCTCGCTGAGCGATCCCGCCTCGGAATTGGGCATTGTGGCACCCTTTCGGGCCATGATCCACGCCCTGCGCAAGGAACTGCCGGAAGCTTTGAAAAACCTCACCATCGACACCGTGGAGCGTTTCCAGGGCTCTGAACGCAGGAACATCATCATCACTCTGCCCCTGCACAGCGCCGAGGTGCTGCGCAACGTGGAGGCTCTGTCCGCAGACGGCAGGGTGGACCGCAAATTAAACGTGGCCATGAGCCGCGCCCAGGAACGCCTTTTCGTGCTGGGCTGTCCCGCCATCTGCGCCAACTCGGCCCACTACAAGTTTTTGATGGACAGGATCCACGCTTCCGGCAGGGTGTTCCAATATACCTATTTTTAA
- a CDS encoding DUF4405 domain-containing protein — translation MKTKALKILNPILLLLLLLVLIGLSGYLITELDPWYKLHLISGILFLAGGLLHLILNWGWVRATYLRKSAKK, via the coding sequence ATGAAGACCAAAGCCCTCAAGATCCTCAATCCAATTCTGCTGCTGCTCTTGCTGCTGGTTCTGATCGGCCTCTCGGGTTATCTCATCACAGAACTCGATCCCTGGTATAAACTGCACTTGATCAGCGGCATCCTCTTCCTGGCCGGCGGCCTTCTCCACCTGATCCTGAACTGGGGCTGGGTGCGCGCCACCTATTTGAGGAAAAGCGCGAAGAAATGA
- the ftsY gene encoding signal recognition particle-docking protein FtsY, whose translation MGLISNLRKKLARTKSGFLGKIAEAVSLRGKVDDELMEQIEEILLKCDTGVEMTGVIMERLTERVRIDRITEAAEVQTALQEIMESILVQDYAEAVSLFDEIDRKPYIIVFVGVNGVGKTTSIGKIADALGKAGKHVMVIAGDTFRAAAIEQLAIWTERAGATLIRSQQDADPASVIYDGISSALAKSYDVVLIDTAGRQHTRENLMKELTKIDRTIKKLIPEAPHQALLVVDATTGQNAISQATKFHQAMALTGLVLSKYDGTSKGGIIFNLKHNLDLPVRFIGVGEGIGDLEVFDVNAFVQAFFSNSEETGENA comes from the coding sequence ATGGGCCTCATCAGCAATTTGAGGAAAAAACTTGCCCGCACCAAAAGCGGTTTTCTGGGCAAGATCGCGGAAGCGGTAAGCCTGCGCGGCAAGGTGGACGACGAATTGATGGAGCAGATCGAGGAGATCCTGCTCAAATGCGACACCGGGGTGGAAATGACCGGTGTGATCATGGAACGCCTCACCGAACGCGTCAGGATCGACCGCATCACTGAAGCAGCCGAAGTTCAGACAGCCCTGCAGGAGATCATGGAAAGCATTCTGGTTCAGGATTACGCCGAAGCGGTGAGCCTCTTCGACGAGATCGACCGCAAGCCGTATATAATCGTGTTCGTGGGCGTGAACGGAGTGGGGAAGACCACCAGCATCGGCAAGATCGCCGACGCCCTGGGCAAAGCCGGGAAACATGTGATGGTGATAGCTGGTGACACTTTTCGCGCGGCGGCCATTGAACAGCTGGCCATCTGGACCGAGCGCGCCGGGGCCACTCTGATCAGGTCTCAGCAGGATGCCGATCCGGCCTCCGTGATCTACGACGGCATCTCCTCCGCCCTCGCCAAAAGCTATGACGTGGTGCTCATCGACACCGCCGGACGCCAGCACACGCGGGAAAACCTGATGAAGGAACTTACCAAGATCGACCGCACCATCAAGAAGCTGATCCCGGAAGCCCCACATCAGGCCTTGCTGGTGGTGGACGCCACCACCGGCCAGAACGCGATCTCGCAGGCCACCAAATTCCACCAGGCGATGGCGCTCACCGGCCTGGTGCTCAGCAAATACGACGGCACTTCCAAAGGCGGCATCATCTTTAACCTGAAACACAATCTGGACCTGCCGGTGCGCTTCATCGGCGTGGGTGAAGGCATCGGCGACCTGGAGGTTTTCGATGTGAACGCCTTTGTCCAGGCCTTTTTCAGCAATTCCGAAGAAACAGGAGAAAACGCATGA
- the trmB gene encoding tRNA (guanosine(46)-N7)-methyltransferase TrmB — protein sequence MLEDREFFVLETPEGILDAETVFGNRHPLHIEIGSGKGEFLSQYAPLHPDWNFLGFELAEKRIRNILKKLSPERHANVRLLRLRVDAGIAELLPPVSVQSVYIQHPDPWPKRRHFKRRLFQPEFLAALATVMEPEAQLHVATDHEEYAHWIADLLVRQPEFVSLQPKPILSTPSLQDHVSTWYEIEQRRQGFEPHYLLFQRV from the coding sequence ATGCTTGAAGACCGGGAATTCTTCGTTCTGGAAACGCCGGAAGGCATCTTGGACGCGGAAACTGTATTTGGCAACCGCCATCCGCTGCACATCGAGATCGGCTCCGGCAAGGGAGAATTCCTCTCCCAATACGCGCCGCTGCATCCGGACTGGAATTTCCTCGGCTTCGAACTGGCCGAGAAACGCATCCGCAACATCCTCAAGAAGCTTTCCCCGGAAAGGCATGCCAACGTGCGGCTGCTCCGCCTGAGAGTGGATGCCGGCATCGCGGAGCTGTTGCCTCCGGTTTCCGTGCAGAGCGTGTACATCCAGCATCCGGACCCCTGGCCCAAACGCCGGCATTTCAAGCGCCGCCTCTTCCAGCCGGAGTTTCTGGCCGCCCTGGCCACGGTGATGGAGCCGGAGGCCCAGCTGCACGTGGCCACCGACCATGAGGAATACGCCCACTGGATCGCGGACCTGCTGGTAAGGCAGCCGGAATTCGTTTCCCTGCAGCCCAAACCGATCCTCAGCACACCCAGCCTCCAGGACCACGTGAGCACCTGGTACGAGATCGAACAGCGCCGCCAGGGTTTCGAACCCCATTATCTGCTTTTCCAACGCGTCTGA
- the dusB gene encoding tRNA dihydrouridine synthase DusB — protein MISLAELTQRKLWLAPLAGYTDSAFRQLCKQGGAEVLVSEMVSADGLIRDSQKTVQFIRFEEAERPFGIQIFGSEPAVLARGAEFCLRFQPDFIDINMGCPVKKVVKRGAGSALMNDPARASAIVKEVSAAVRGSCLLGVKFRSGWNSDSLSFLGFGQLLEAAGADFLCLHARTQAQMFSGQADWAHIAELKKYLSVPLIGNGDIHSPEDAAKMLAETNCDSVMIGRGALGRPWIFAQIRQLWDGGDYRPATRDLLLQTIFSHIDLALRYKPERVVNKEMRSQLCFYTKGLVGSAELRQKINRAESTAEIKELVLASEAFRLL, from the coding sequence ATGATCAGCCTCGCCGAACTCACCCAGCGCAAACTCTGGCTGGCCCCCCTGGCCGGCTACACGGACAGCGCTTTCCGCCAACTCTGCAAGCAAGGCGGCGCCGAGGTGCTGGTGAGCGAAATGGTGAGCGCCGACGGTCTCATCCGTGATTCCCAAAAAACCGTGCAATTCATCCGCTTTGAAGAAGCTGAACGGCCTTTCGGGATCCAGATCTTCGGCTCGGAGCCAGCGGTGCTGGCCAGGGGCGCGGAATTCTGCCTGCGCTTCCAGCCGGATTTTATCGACATCAATATGGGCTGCCCGGTGAAAAAAGTGGTCAAACGTGGGGCCGGATCCGCCCTGATGAATGATCCCGCAAGGGCTTCAGCGATCGTGAAAGAGGTAAGCGCGGCAGTGCGTGGCAGCTGCCTGCTGGGAGTGAAATTCCGCAGCGGCTGGAACTCCGACAGTCTCAGTTTCCTAGGATTCGGCCAGCTGCTCGAAGCGGCCGGCGCGGATTTTCTCTGCCTCCATGCCCGCACCCAGGCCCAGATGTTCTCCGGCCAGGCGGATTGGGCCCACATCGCAGAACTGAAGAAATATCTGAGTGTCCCCCTGATCGGCAACGGGGATATCCACAGCCCCGAGGACGCGGCCAAAATGCTGGCTGAAACAAACTGCGATTCTGTGATGATCGGCCGCGGGGCTTTGGGCCGGCCCTGGATCTTCGCCCAGATCCGCCAGCTCTGGGATGGAGGCGATTACCGCCCTGCAACCCGCGATCTGCTTTTGCAAACCATCTTCAGCCACATCGACCTCGCGCTCCGCTACAAACCGGAACGGGTGGTGAACAAGGAAATGCGCTCGCAGCTTTGCTTTTACACGAAGGGATTGGTCGGCAGCGCGGAATTGCGCCAGAAGATAAACCGGGCGGAAAGCACGGCTGAAATCAAAGAGCTGGTGTTGGCCAGCGAAGCTTTCAGACTGCTTTAA
- a CDS encoding nucleoside-diphosphate kinase, producing MIQQTLLLIKPNAFRNHHVGHIISILEEAGFKLLRMKEFQFTPASAAVFYDIHKGKEFFERLVAFMCSAPTVALLLEKENAVEELRELIGEVDPGLRKPGTIRDLYAEGVTENAVHASDSLANAERETGLIFG from the coding sequence ATGATCCAACAGACCCTATTGCTGATCAAGCCCAACGCATTCAGGAACCACCATGTGGGGCACATCATTTCCATCCTGGAGGAAGCGGGATTCAAATTGCTGCGGATGAAGGAGTTTCAATTCACGCCTGCATCCGCGGCCGTTTTCTACGACATTCACAAAGGCAAGGAGTTTTTCGAACGCCTGGTGGCCTTCATGTGTTCCGCTCCCACCGTCGCCCTGCTTCTGGAAAAGGAAAATGCTGTGGAGGAGCTGAGGGAACTGATCGGCGAGGTTGACCCCGGCCTCCGCAAGCCGGGAACCATTCGTGACCTCTACGCCGAAGGGGTCACCGAAAACGCTGTCCACGCCTCGGACAGCCTGGCCAACGCGGAGCGGGAGACGGGTCTGATCTTCGGCTGA
- the uvrB gene encoding excinuclease ABC subunit UvrB produces the protein MGIFKLQTDYQPSGDQPEAIAELEAGIRSGKRFQVLLGVTGSGKTFTIANVIARLDRPVLVLSHNKTLAAQLYGELKQLFPDNAVEYFISYYDYYQPEAYIPGKDIYIEKDSDINAQIEKLRLRATMSLMERRDVIIVASVSCIYGLGVPEEYREALIRLETGMKMDREELLAKLVTAHYSRNDIAFERGAFRVRGDIVDIYPAYLEHCLRVEFFGDEINRLEKLHPISYQSLGEVSQYPVYPAIHFIMSQEKLNQALGSIENEMNERVAWYLANQRYVEADRLQSRTKFDLEMLAELGFCSGIENYTRHLTGAKPGEPPNCLLDYFPEDFLFIIDESHVSIPQVHGMYGGDYTRKKNLVDYGFRLPSAFDNRPLRFEEFESYMRSVIFVSATPADYELELTSGEIVEQVIRPTGLLDPEIEIKPIRNQVDDLITQIRQRIAKNHKVLVMTLTKRMSEDLSVYLQNAGIKAKYLHSDIDSIERAQIIRALRLGEYDVIVGVNLLREGLDLPEVSLVAILDADKTGFLRSARSLIQISGRAARNVDGKVVLYADEITDAIQTTLNETNRRRAKQLSYNQEHGITPQSISKTIDQIMQSTAIAEGYASIDKDEPKEEKPDKEDFYQYLELDNRDKLLDLLKKEMKRAASRLDFERAAELRDKISELEKK, from the coding sequence ATGGGAATCTTTAAACTGCAGACCGATTACCAGCCCAGCGGCGACCAGCCGGAAGCGATCGCCGAACTTGAGGCTGGGATCCGCTCCGGAAAACGCTTTCAGGTGCTTCTCGGCGTTACCGGAAGCGGCAAGACCTTCACCATTGCCAATGTGATCGCCCGGCTCGACCGGCCCGTGCTGGTGCTTTCCCACAACAAAACCCTCGCCGCCCAGCTCTACGGCGAGCTGAAACAGCTGTTTCCGGACAACGCGGTGGAGTATTTCATCAGCTATTACGACTACTATCAGCCCGAGGCCTACATTCCCGGCAAGGACATCTACATCGAAAAAGACTCCGACATCAACGCCCAGATCGAAAAGCTGCGCCTCCGCGCCACCATGAGCCTGATGGAGCGGCGCGACGTGATCATCGTGGCCTCTGTTTCCTGCATCTACGGGCTGGGCGTGCCGGAGGAATACCGCGAGGCCCTCATCCGCCTGGAAACAGGGATGAAGATGGACCGCGAGGAACTGCTGGCCAAGCTGGTGACGGCCCACTACAGCCGCAACGACATCGCCTTCGAGCGTGGCGCCTTCAGGGTGCGGGGCGACATTGTGGATATCTATCCCGCCTATCTGGAACACTGCCTGCGGGTGGAATTCTTCGGTGACGAGATCAACCGCCTGGAAAAGCTGCATCCCATTTCCTACCAGAGCCTGGGCGAGGTTTCCCAATATCCCGTCTATCCCGCCATCCACTTCATCATGAGCCAGGAAAAGCTGAACCAGGCCCTGGGCTCCATCGAAAACGAGATGAACGAACGCGTGGCCTGGTATCTGGCCAATCAGCGCTACGTGGAGGCCGACCGGCTGCAATCCCGCACCAAGTTCGACCTCGAGATGCTGGCTGAACTGGGCTTCTGCTCCGGCATCGAAAACTACACCCGCCATCTCACCGGGGCCAAACCCGGAGAGCCCCCCAATTGCCTGCTGGACTACTTTCCCGAGGATTTCCTCTTCATCATCGACGAATCCCACGTCTCCATCCCCCAGGTGCACGGCATGTACGGCGGCGACTACACCCGCAAGAAAAACCTTGTTGACTACGGCTTCCGGCTGCCCTCCGCCTTCGACAACCGTCCCCTGCGCTTCGAAGAGTTTGAAAGCTATATGCGCAGCGTGATCTTCGTTTCGGCCACTCCCGCAGATTACGAACTGGAACTCACCAGCGGCGAGATCGTGGAACAAGTGATCCGCCCCACCGGCCTGCTGGATCCCGAAATTGAGATCAAACCCATCCGCAACCAGGTGGACGACCTCATCACCCAGATCCGCCAGCGCATCGCCAAAAACCACAAAGTGCTGGTGATGACCCTCACCAAACGCATGAGCGAGGACCTCAGCGTTTACCTTCAGAACGCCGGCATCAAGGCCAAATACCTGCACAGCGACATCGATTCCATCGAACGCGCCCAGATCATCCGCGCCCTCCGCCTCGGGGAATACGACGTGATCGTGGGCGTGAACCTCCTCCGCGAGGGCCTCGACCTTCCCGAAGTTTCGCTGGTGGCAATCCTCGATGCCGATAAAACCGGCTTCCTCCGCTCCGCCCGCTCCCTCATCCAGATCTCCGGACGCGCCGCCCGCAACGTTGACGGCAAGGTGGTGCTCTACGCCGACGAGATCACCGACGCTATCCAGACCACCCTGAACGAGACCAACCGCCGCCGCGCCAAACAGCTCAGCTACAACCAGGAACACGGCATCACGCCTCAAAGCATCAGCAAAACCATCGACCAGATCATGCAGTCCACCGCCATCGCCGAAGGCTATGCCTCCATCGATAAAGATGAGCCCAAAGAGGAAAAACCCGACAAAGAGGATTTCTACCAGTATCTGGAACTGGACAACCGCGACAAGCTGCTGGACCTGCTGAAGAAAGAGATGAAGCGCGCCGCTTCCCGCCTCGATTTCGAACGCGCCGCCGAACTGCGCGACAAGATCTCGGAACTGGAGAAAAAGTGA